One genomic region from Drosophila busckii strain San Diego stock center, stock number 13000-0081.31 chromosome 3R, ASM1175060v1, whole genome shotgun sequence encodes:
- the LOC108603375 gene encoding C2 domain-containing protein 5 isoform X3, whose amino-acid sequence MPGKVGVKIKAARNLPVMDKSSETTDAFVEIKLANKEHKTEVFRKSLNPTWNTDWFRFEVDDAELQDEPLQIRLMDYDTYSANDAIGKVNISLNPLCLENSGQQVHGKGTVLSGWIPVFDTMHGIRGEINVIVKVDLFSDVNKFRQSSCGIPFFHSQCVPFGYRAQIIHGFVEELVINDDPEYQWIDKIRTPRASNEARQVVFLKLSGQVQRKMGLKAINMGANAVIGYTQCFDLEGDVGVVARGVGTAVTLIKDTSTSQPNSSDVALIEEVQKYLDFLNCSSSGGGVSGGSCSFGSSASCSTPQYRLNIYKQPTVAAATATLFYLESGSSDTEDAEVMQNLLRQEDERGERTREKKLRHRMRRLTMSSRNVFSEKYATLLRRIEPKIPETATQSLSNIFGGGASSKRRRRSRFSLSKRSSQAIKRSISDDTGAGPAMCQLAVPTYQENTRSAPDLEVDAFQRIDSAAAAASSDDSEEEELQQQQDDECLQDNWIKPGETLSCESQLDLTPKRHTIMGELKSFSRRLQQLMHLSPPSRRQSGQLITRRSFLLAAAALQPTMERKSYYSSQPELPTCSSDAAAAHDNWPEPGNLHASASMLQLNHLPSYESNPSFSCLNTAATATTLIEQEANAAPPNTLLLNAPVLRVCPSTPTPSEIDLSAQFSEYVHSAVNLTQLEHVVNINSNSTNHSNNNNESSLLAPCYSVSTFAIPNEQPRQQQQQQLRRSTRSSSDLQQQQQQQQVQPVAAAAVTAAPASSQSVLIPTTIANIENNAKKFASPVNNRLKLTPSPSKSGISSSGANADSVSTSTTSTATTMVPTKDVGEICRRSSDSDLSVTPKGIAYTLHRKRNSICVASERLVAATAMMRLTTPTVGKANDSLDMLEYPFLTMTKYPSGFILHLGATVAARSVKLLERVANPDEPELRDSWWTELRMEIRSHARSLGCNVVLGYTESTTISDDVCVLSATGTAAVINMVFNRSVSQTDIFAMSKAGNNVSGMSNSMEERDANGSMGEAGTGSKDSGSVGTANSSASKRYGLPAPNPPRNACAICHVPYNLSSVPFNVKMKKCAICRKGRVPDVLLATLEVPERIQVTGRGCFMQAQVVRAKRDLRAELNAKEISDGLPFLEYELHRVLINKLKAKGMNAIFGLRTQVAIGERMIALIATGTALFLSALPVPQVPKIVAGNSWTDKQKLNELQKKLQETFERNQEIYQLKSMDPDLATSGAAGDKQSDTDDSDDEEMNEIDLNCGNKELCVLEVDDIEDLEIISLLMEPYPPEGFHVVNTQQVPGMLELDAVKNLQMFTQVWRARLEVGQNVNGFHKHFQRLLQTIYFKLRTMIPCAITDLRFRLDLPETDQIQLLVTGMAMGLSDANKMKYRRRGAPSTIQANGFNDTQLPTTVHAAQSQPELNGKRMLQEEDYIFPLDEDQMVDTPTPTSTAVPPFGMSSFKLRKTSPSRLGNLTTAVPSSKSLNIGAAPRGRYFPLRDRYGVDLTPLSFIPGGRIEKYLGNLNFFFIRESTSIRECGGISGFVHGFITEMLAVVRAHIASLGGNAMVSFYLTEMILFDNQHKNQGQCLVSIGGDAVYVSYYADD is encoded by the exons ATGCCAGGCAAGGTGGGTGTGAAAATAAAGGCTGCGCGCAATCTGCCTGTTATGGACAAGAGCAGCGAAACGACAGATGCGTTTGTGGAAATCAAATTGGCCAACAAAGAGCATAAAACTGAAGTGTTTAGAAAAAGCTTGAATCCAACATGGAACACTGATTG GTTTCGCTTCGAGGTCGACGATGCCGAGCTGCAAGACGAACCGCTGCAAATCCGGCTCATGGACTATGACACATATTCGGCCAACGATGCAATTGGCAAAGTAAACATAAGCTTGAATCCATTGTGTCTGGAAAACTCGGGACAGCAAGTGCATGGCAAGGGCACAGTGCTATCCGGTTGGATACCTGTGTTCGATACAATGCATGGCATACGCGGCGAAATTAATGTTATAGTCAAGGTGGATCTATTCTCGGATGTAAACAAGTTTCGTCAGAGCAGCTGTGGCATACCATTCTTTCACT CGCAATGTGTGCCATTTGGCTATCGGGCGCAGATTATACATGGCTTTGTTGAGGAGCTGGTTATCAATGATGATCCGGAATACCAGTGGATTGATAAAATACGCACACCACGTGCTTCCAATGAGGCACGCCAAGTAGTCTTCCTCAAGCTGTCGGGTCAAGTGCAACGCAAAATGGGCTTAAAGGCCATAAACATGGGCGCCAATGCTGTTATAGGTTATACACAATGCTTCGATCTGGAAGGCGATGTGGGCGTAGTGGCACGAGGAGTGGGTACTGCGGTTACGCTCATCAAGGACACATCTACAAGTCAGCCAAACAGCTCAGATGTGGCGCTAATAGAAGA agtgcaaaaatatttagattttCTCAACTGCAGTAGCAGCGGAGGCGGCGTCAGCGGCGGCAGTTGTagctttggcagcagcgccagctgcagcacgcCTCAGTATCGTCTCAATATTTACAAACAGCCGACTGTAGcggctgcaacagcaacgttGTTTTATTTAGAAAGCGGCAGCAGTGATACAGAGGATGCGGAAGTTATGCAAAATCTATTGCGGCAAGAGGATGAGCGTGGTGAGCGCACGCGTGAAAAAAAGTTGCGACATCGCATGCGGCGCCTAACCATGTCCTCGCGCAATGTTTTTAGTGAAAAGTATGCCACATTATTGCGACGCATTGAGCCCAAAATACCAGAGACAGCCACACAGTCgctaagcaacatttttggaGGCGGCGCGTCGAGCAAACGTCGTCGCAGATCGCGCTTCTCGCTGAGCAAGCGCTCGTCACAGGCCATAAAGCGTTCCATCAGCGATGATACGGGCGCCGGACCCGCAATGTGTCAGCTGGCAGTGCCAACATATCAGGAGAACACGCGCTCAGCGCCGGACTTGGAGGTGGATGCCTTTCAGC GCATAGACAGTGCAGCAGCCGCGGCCTCCAGTGATGACAgcgaggaggaggagctgcagcagcagcaggacgaTGAGTGCTTGCAAGATAACTGGATAAAACCAGGCGAAACCTTGAGCTGCGAATCGCAGCTAGACTTGACGCCCAAGCGACATACGATCATGGGCGAGCTGAAGAGTTTCTCGCGTCGCCTGCAGCAATTGATGCATCTGTCGCCGCCCAGTCGGCGTCAGTCGGGACAGTTAATAACCAGACGCTCCTTTCTGCTGGCcgctgctgcactgcagccTACAATGGAGCGCAAATCATATTATAGCTCACAGCCGGAGTTGCCAACATGCAGcagcgatgctgctgctgctcatgatAATTGGCCAGAGCCTGGCAATTTGCATGCCTCCGCATCCATGCTGCAGTTAAATCACTTGCCCAGCTATGAGTCCAATCCTAGCTTTAGTTGCCTCAACActgctgccacagcaacaacacttaTAGAGCAAGAAGCTAACGCAGCGCCACCAAACACGTTGCTGTTAAATGCGCCCGTGTTGCGCGTTTGCCCCTCAACACCCACGCCCAGCGAAATCGATCTTAGTGCACAGTTTTCAGAATATGTCCATAGCGCAGTTAATCTTACCCAACTAGAACatgttgtaaatataaattctaataGTACTAACCatagtaacaacaataatgaatCATCATTGCTTGCTCCATGCTATTCTGTTTCGACATTTGCCATACCAAACGAACAaccacgacaacaacaacaacaacaactacgacGTTCAACTAGGTCCAGCAGTGatctgcagcaacaacaacaacaacagcaggtgcagccagtcgcagcagcagcagtcacagcAGCTCCTGCTAGCAGCCAGAGCGTGCTCATACCCACCACCATAGCAAATATTGAGAACAATGCCAAGAAGTTTGCGTCTCCCGTGAACAATCGCCTAAAACTTACACCCAGTCCCTCCAAGAGCGGCATTTCGTCGTCGGGCGCCAATGCAGATAGCGTCTCCACATCCACCACTTCGACAGCCACCACCATGGTGCCCACCAAAGATGTGGGTGAGATATGTCGTCGCTCATCCGACTCCGATCTGAGTGTTACACCAAAAG GCATTGCCTACACATTGCATCGCAAGC GCAACTCTATATGTGTGGCAAGTGAACGtcttgtggctgccacagccaTGATGCGCTTGACCACACCCACAGTGGGCAAAGCGAATGACAGCCTGGACATGCTGGAGTATCCGTTTCTAACTATGACCAAGTATCCATCCGGCTTTATACTGCATCTGGGCGCCACTGTAGCTGCGCGTTCGGTGAAGCTGCTGGAGCGCGTTGCCAATCCGGATGAGCCCGAGTTGCGTGACAGCTGGTGGACAGAGCTGCGCATGGAAATACGATCACATGCACGCTCCTTGGGTTGCAATGTAGTGCTGGGCTATACGGAGTCCACAACAATATC CGAtgatgtttgtgttttgtctgCCACGGGCACAGCTGCTGTCATCAACATGGTCTTCAATCGTTCTGTGTCCCAAACGGATATTTTTGCCATGTCCAAGGCTGGCAATAATGTCAGCGGCATGTCCAACTCGATGGAGGAGCGCGATGCTAATGGCAGCATGGGTGAAGCAGGCACGGGCAGCAAGGACAGCGGCTCTGTGGGCACAGCGAATAGCTCGGCCAGCAAACGTTATGGCTTGCCAGCGCCGAATCCGCCACGCAATGCCTGCGCCATTTGCCATGTGCCGTATAATCTAAGCTCAGTGCCATTTAATGTCAAGATGAAGAAGTGCGCCATTTGCCGCAAGGGCCGTGTGCCGGATGTGCTGCTAGCCACGCTGGAGGTGCCGGAGCGCATACAGGTGACCGGACGTGGTTGTTTTATGCAAGCGCAGGTGGTGCGTGCCAAGCGAGATTTGCGCGCCGAACTAAATGCCAAAGAAATTTCCGATGGCTTGCCCTTTCTGGAATACGAGCTGCATCGCGTGCTCATCAACAAGCTCAAAGCAAAGGGCATGAATGCCATTTTTGGTCTGCGCACCCAAGTGGCCATAGGTGAGCGCATGATAGCTTTAATAGCCACAGGCACGGCATTGTTCTTAAGCGCGTTGCCAGTGCCACAAGTGCCCAAAATTGTTGCCGGCAATTCCTGGACGGACAAGCAAAAGCTCAATGAGCTGCAAAAGAAACTGCAAGAGACCTTTGAACGTAATCAGGAAATCTATCAGCTCAAGAGCATGGATCCCGATCTGGCCACAAGTGGTGCTGCAGGCGATAAGCAATCGGACACTGATGACTCGGATGATGAGGAAATGAATGAGATCGATTTAAATTGCGGCAATAAGGAACTTTGTGTTTTGGAAGTGGATGATATAGAAGATTTGGAAATCATATCGTTGTTAATGGAGCCATATCCGCCTGAGGGCTTCCATGTAGTGAATACACAACAAGTGCCAGGCATGCTGGAACTCGATGCAGTTAAAAACTTGCAAATGTTTACACAAGTCTGGCGTGCACGTCTCGAGGTGGGACAGAATGTAAATGGATTccataaacattttcaaag GCTTTTGCAAACCATTTACTTCAAGCTGCGCACCATGATACCCTGTGCCATAACCGATCTGCGCTTCAGACTGGATCTGCCCGAAACG GATCAAATTCAGCTGCTTGTTACTGGCATGGCCATGGGCTTAAGCGACgccaataaaatgaaatatcgTCGACGTGGTGCGCCTTCAACAATCCAAGCAAATGGCTTTAATGATACGCAATTGCCTACGACAGTGCATGCGGCGCAATCACAGCCCGAACTCAATGGCAAGCGCATGCTGCAGGAGGAGGATTATATATTTCCGCTGGACGAAGACCAAATGGTGGACACGCCTACGCCCACAAGCACGGCAGTGCCGCCTTTTGGCATGAGCTCCTTTAAACTGCGCAAAACATCACCTTCACGCTTGGGCAATCTAACAACAGCAGTGCCATCGTCCAAATCATTGAATATAGGCGCAGCGCCACGTGGTCGTTAT TTTCCACTGCGAGATCGTTATGGTGTGGATTTGACGCCGCTTAGCTTTATACCTGGCGGACGCATTGAAAAGTATTTGGGCAACCtaaactttttctttattaGAGAAAGCACCTCCATACGCGAATGCGGTGGCATTAGCGGCTTTGTGCATGGATTTATTACAGAAATGCTTGCTGTGGTGCGTGCTCATATAGCCTCGCTGGGAGGCAATGCAATGGTCTCTTTCTATTTGACCgaaatgattttatttgataACCAGCACAAGAATCAG GGTCAATGCCTGGTCAGCATCGGCGGCGATGCCGTCTACGTTAGCTACTACGCCGATGACTGA
- the LOC108603375 gene encoding C2 domain-containing protein 5 isoform X4, whose protein sequence is MPGKVGVKIKAARNLPVMDKSSETTDAFVEIKLANKEHKTEVFRKSLNPTWNTDWFRFEVDDAELQDEPLQIRLMDYDTYSANDAIGKVNISLNPLCLENSGQQVHGKGTVLSGWIPVFDTMHGIRGEINVIVKVDLFSDVNKFRQSSCGIPFFHSQCVPFGYRAQIIHGFVEELVINDDPEYQWIDKIRTPRASNEARQVVFLKLSGQVQRKMGLKAINMGANAVIGYTQCFDLEGDVGVVARGVGTAVTLIKDTSTSQPNSSDVALIEESSSDLQQQQQQQQVQPVAAAAVTAAPASSQSVLIPTTIANIENNAKKFASPVNNRLKLTPSPSKSGISSSGANADSVSTSTTSTATTMVPTKDVGEICRRSSDSDLSVTPKGIAYTLHRKRNSICVASERLVAATAMMRLTTPTVGKANDSLDMLEYPFLTMTKYPSGFILHLGATVAARSVKLLERVANPDEPELRDSWWTELRMEIRSHARSLGCNVVLGYTESTTISDDVCVLSATGTAAVINMVFNRSVSQTDIFAMSKAGNNVSGMSNSMEERDANGSMGEAGTGSKDSGSVGTANSSASKRYGLPAPNPPRNACAICHVPYNLSSVPFNVKMKKCAICRKGRVPDVLLATLEVPERIQVTGRGCFMQAQVVRAKRDLRAELNAKEISDGLPFLEYELHRVLINKLKAKGMNAIFGLRTQVAIGERMIALIATGTALFLSALPVPQVPKIVAGNSWTDKQKLNELQKKLQETFERNQEIYQLKSMDPDLATSGAAGDKQSDTDDSDDEEMNEIDLNCGNKELCVLEVDDIEDLEIISLLMEPYPPEGFHVVNTQQVPGMLELDAVKNLQMFTQVWRARLEVGQNVNGFHKHFQRLLQTIYFKLRTMIPCAITDLRFRLDLPETDQIQLLVTGMAMGLSDANKMKYRRRGAPSTIQANGFNDTQLPTTVHAAQSQPELNGKRMLQEEDYIFPLDEDQMVDTPTPTSTAVPPFGMSSFKLRKTSPSRLGNLTTAVPSSKSLNIGAAPRGRYFPLRDRYGVDLTPLSFIPGGRIEKYLGNLNFFFIRESTSIRECGGISGFVHGFITEMLAVVRAHIASLGGNAMVSFYLTEMILFDNQHKNQGQCLVSIGGDAVYVSYYADD, encoded by the exons ATGCCAGGCAAGGTGGGTGTGAAAATAAAGGCTGCGCGCAATCTGCCTGTTATGGACAAGAGCAGCGAAACGACAGATGCGTTTGTGGAAATCAAATTGGCCAACAAAGAGCATAAAACTGAAGTGTTTAGAAAAAGCTTGAATCCAACATGGAACACTGATTG GTTTCGCTTCGAGGTCGACGATGCCGAGCTGCAAGACGAACCGCTGCAAATCCGGCTCATGGACTATGACACATATTCGGCCAACGATGCAATTGGCAAAGTAAACATAAGCTTGAATCCATTGTGTCTGGAAAACTCGGGACAGCAAGTGCATGGCAAGGGCACAGTGCTATCCGGTTGGATACCTGTGTTCGATACAATGCATGGCATACGCGGCGAAATTAATGTTATAGTCAAGGTGGATCTATTCTCGGATGTAAACAAGTTTCGTCAGAGCAGCTGTGGCATACCATTCTTTCACT CGCAATGTGTGCCATTTGGCTATCGGGCGCAGATTATACATGGCTTTGTTGAGGAGCTGGTTATCAATGATGATCCGGAATACCAGTGGATTGATAAAATACGCACACCACGTGCTTCCAATGAGGCACGCCAAGTAGTCTTCCTCAAGCTGTCGGGTCAAGTGCAACGCAAAATGGGCTTAAAGGCCATAAACATGGGCGCCAATGCTGTTATAGGTTATACACAATGCTTCGATCTGGAAGGCGATGTGGGCGTAGTGGCACGAGGAGTGGGTACTGCGGTTACGCTCATCAAGGACACATCTACAAGTCAGCCAAACAGCTCAGATGTGGCGCTAATAGAAGA GTCCAGCAGTGatctgcagcaacaacaacaacaacagcaggtgcagccagtcgcagcagcagcagtcacagcAGCTCCTGCTAGCAGCCAGAGCGTGCTCATACCCACCACCATAGCAAATATTGAGAACAATGCCAAGAAGTTTGCGTCTCCCGTGAACAATCGCCTAAAACTTACACCCAGTCCCTCCAAGAGCGGCATTTCGTCGTCGGGCGCCAATGCAGATAGCGTCTCCACATCCACCACTTCGACAGCCACCACCATGGTGCCCACCAAAGATGTGGGTGAGATATGTCGTCGCTCATCCGACTCCGATCTGAGTGTTACACCAAAAG GCATTGCCTACACATTGCATCGCAAGC GCAACTCTATATGTGTGGCAAGTGAACGtcttgtggctgccacagccaTGATGCGCTTGACCACACCCACAGTGGGCAAAGCGAATGACAGCCTGGACATGCTGGAGTATCCGTTTCTAACTATGACCAAGTATCCATCCGGCTTTATACTGCATCTGGGCGCCACTGTAGCTGCGCGTTCGGTGAAGCTGCTGGAGCGCGTTGCCAATCCGGATGAGCCCGAGTTGCGTGACAGCTGGTGGACAGAGCTGCGCATGGAAATACGATCACATGCACGCTCCTTGGGTTGCAATGTAGTGCTGGGCTATACGGAGTCCACAACAATATC CGAtgatgtttgtgttttgtctgCCACGGGCACAGCTGCTGTCATCAACATGGTCTTCAATCGTTCTGTGTCCCAAACGGATATTTTTGCCATGTCCAAGGCTGGCAATAATGTCAGCGGCATGTCCAACTCGATGGAGGAGCGCGATGCTAATGGCAGCATGGGTGAAGCAGGCACGGGCAGCAAGGACAGCGGCTCTGTGGGCACAGCGAATAGCTCGGCCAGCAAACGTTATGGCTTGCCAGCGCCGAATCCGCCACGCAATGCCTGCGCCATTTGCCATGTGCCGTATAATCTAAGCTCAGTGCCATTTAATGTCAAGATGAAGAAGTGCGCCATTTGCCGCAAGGGCCGTGTGCCGGATGTGCTGCTAGCCACGCTGGAGGTGCCGGAGCGCATACAGGTGACCGGACGTGGTTGTTTTATGCAAGCGCAGGTGGTGCGTGCCAAGCGAGATTTGCGCGCCGAACTAAATGCCAAAGAAATTTCCGATGGCTTGCCCTTTCTGGAATACGAGCTGCATCGCGTGCTCATCAACAAGCTCAAAGCAAAGGGCATGAATGCCATTTTTGGTCTGCGCACCCAAGTGGCCATAGGTGAGCGCATGATAGCTTTAATAGCCACAGGCACGGCATTGTTCTTAAGCGCGTTGCCAGTGCCACAAGTGCCCAAAATTGTTGCCGGCAATTCCTGGACGGACAAGCAAAAGCTCAATGAGCTGCAAAAGAAACTGCAAGAGACCTTTGAACGTAATCAGGAAATCTATCAGCTCAAGAGCATGGATCCCGATCTGGCCACAAGTGGTGCTGCAGGCGATAAGCAATCGGACACTGATGACTCGGATGATGAGGAAATGAATGAGATCGATTTAAATTGCGGCAATAAGGAACTTTGTGTTTTGGAAGTGGATGATATAGAAGATTTGGAAATCATATCGTTGTTAATGGAGCCATATCCGCCTGAGGGCTTCCATGTAGTGAATACACAACAAGTGCCAGGCATGCTGGAACTCGATGCAGTTAAAAACTTGCAAATGTTTACACAAGTCTGGCGTGCACGTCTCGAGGTGGGACAGAATGTAAATGGATTccataaacattttcaaag GCTTTTGCAAACCATTTACTTCAAGCTGCGCACCATGATACCCTGTGCCATAACCGATCTGCGCTTCAGACTGGATCTGCCCGAAACG GATCAAATTCAGCTGCTTGTTACTGGCATGGCCATGGGCTTAAGCGACgccaataaaatgaaatatcgTCGACGTGGTGCGCCTTCAACAATCCAAGCAAATGGCTTTAATGATACGCAATTGCCTACGACAGTGCATGCGGCGCAATCACAGCCCGAACTCAATGGCAAGCGCATGCTGCAGGAGGAGGATTATATATTTCCGCTGGACGAAGACCAAATGGTGGACACGCCTACGCCCACAAGCACGGCAGTGCCGCCTTTTGGCATGAGCTCCTTTAAACTGCGCAAAACATCACCTTCACGCTTGGGCAATCTAACAACAGCAGTGCCATCGTCCAAATCATTGAATATAGGCGCAGCGCCACGTGGTCGTTAT TTTCCACTGCGAGATCGTTATGGTGTGGATTTGACGCCGCTTAGCTTTATACCTGGCGGACGCATTGAAAAGTATTTGGGCAACCtaaactttttctttattaGAGAAAGCACCTCCATACGCGAATGCGGTGGCATTAGCGGCTTTGTGCATGGATTTATTACAGAAATGCTTGCTGTGGTGCGTGCTCATATAGCCTCGCTGGGAGGCAATGCAATGGTCTCTTTCTATTTGACCgaaatgattttatttgataACCAGCACAAGAATCAG GGTCAATGCCTGGTCAGCATCGGCGGCGATGCCGTCTACGTTAGCTACTACGCCGATGACTGA